One part of the Microbacterium saperdae genome encodes these proteins:
- a CDS encoding DUF4192 family protein, whose translation MTTVLRASDSADFLGIVPALAGFTPRRSVVLLPFQGSRTHGAMRLDLPSGDTDLEAYADAAVGLIARVSGTDAVAVVVYSDEGPESTSDGLVLPVAVAVDELLWRAEDAGLRIVDALCVTPRGWSSYLADEPLLGDLGDLAPVPEVPGLGDVAGDQLAGTALPVADLARKERVARALREIGELLDHDAIGPLTGREGPAALAGIAALADIPAFFEALLEHPDATPVSATGALLWCLDRPVFRDVALAQWATGVDGGIRTLQAQLAFARDGRMISDDLGAVFLGMGPAPDPDRLRLALEVVRYAAAAAPRACRPGPLTAAAWLSWALGRSSHAGHYLDLVRDIDPQYGLAALLRTMVDAAVLPEWTFRRGGAAAAGSAT comes from the coding sequence ATGACCACAGTTCTCCGCGCCTCAGATTCCGCCGATTTCCTCGGCATCGTTCCGGCCCTCGCCGGGTTCACCCCTCGCCGCAGCGTCGTTCTCCTGCCGTTCCAGGGCTCCCGTACCCACGGAGCGATGCGCCTCGACCTCCCGTCGGGCGACACCGACCTCGAGGCCTACGCCGACGCCGCGGTCGGCCTCATCGCCCGTGTGTCCGGAACGGATGCCGTCGCCGTGGTCGTCTACTCCGACGAGGGCCCGGAGAGCACGTCCGATGGGCTCGTGCTGCCGGTCGCGGTCGCCGTCGACGAGCTGCTGTGGCGCGCAGAGGACGCGGGGCTCCGGATCGTCGATGCCCTGTGCGTGACGCCGCGCGGATGGTCGAGCTATCTGGCCGATGAGCCGCTTCTGGGCGATCTCGGCGATCTCGCGCCCGTGCCGGAGGTACCCGGGCTCGGAGATGTCGCGGGCGACCAGCTGGCGGGAACAGCGCTGCCGGTGGCCGACCTCGCCAGAAAGGAACGGGTCGCCCGCGCACTGCGCGAGATCGGCGAACTGCTCGATCACGACGCGATCGGTCCGTTGACCGGCAGGGAGGGCCCGGCAGCCCTCGCGGGGATCGCCGCACTCGCCGACATCCCGGCGTTCTTCGAGGCGCTTCTCGAGCATCCCGACGCGACACCGGTGTCCGCGACAGGCGCCCTGCTGTGGTGCCTCGATCGACCTGTCTTCCGTGACGTCGCCCTCGCGCAGTGGGCGACCGGCGTCGACGGCGGGATCCGTACGCTCCAGGCGCAGCTGGCGTTCGCGCGGGATGGCCGCATGATCTCGGACGATCTGGGCGCTGTCTTCCTGGGCATGGGACCCGCCCCGGACCCCGACCGTCTCCGGCTGGCGCTCGAGGTCGTGCGGTACGCGGCCGCCGCCGCGCCGCGCGCCTGTCGGCCGGGGCCTCTCACGGCAGCGGCGTGGCTGTCATGGGCGCTGGGCCGCTCGAGCCATGCGGGCCACTACCTCGACCTCGTGCGCGACATCGACCCGCAGTACGGACTTGCCGCGCTGCTGCGCACGATGGTCGACGCCGCCGTCCTGCCGGAATGGACGTTCCGGCGAGGCGGTGCGGCTGCGGCCGGCAGCGCTACTTGA
- the cls gene encoding cardiolipin synthase: MTAETWGWWIAAFLLVLDLVIRATAIIVIPRNRRPTAAMAWLLAVFFIPFVGVFLFLLIGNPRLPRARRRKQDQINEYIAETSENLHFGTLRPNAPAWFGPVVQMNQKLGALPLSGDNGAHLISDYQESLDEMAEAIRTAQEYVHVEFYILQSDEATDNFFRALEEVCARGVEVRVLLDHWANRWKPRYRETVRRLDAMGADWHLMLPVQPLKGRMQRPDLRNHRKLLVVDGVVAFLGSQNVTDSTYNLPKNIKRGLHWVDLMVRLDGPVVLSVNAIFVADWYSETDTVLEGIDITHADIGSGDLDCQVVPSGPGFEVENNLRLFLGLLYAAKKRIMIVSPYFVPDEALLLAVTAAVDRGVNVELFVSEEGDQAMVYHAQRSYYEVLLKAGVRIWMYRKPYILHTKSLTIDDEVAVIGSSNMDMRSFGLNLEVSMLVRGEEFVTEMREVEDKYRSLSRELTLEEWMQQPLRSTVLDNLARLTSALQ; encoded by the coding sequence ATGACCGCGGAGACCTGGGGATGGTGGATCGCCGCATTCCTCCTGGTGCTCGACCTCGTGATCCGTGCGACGGCGATCATCGTCATCCCGCGCAATCGTCGACCCACCGCCGCGATGGCCTGGTTGCTCGCGGTGTTCTTCATCCCTTTCGTCGGCGTCTTCCTCTTCCTCCTGATCGGAAACCCTCGCCTGCCGCGTGCGAGAAGGCGCAAACAGGATCAGATCAACGAGTACATCGCCGAGACCAGCGAGAACCTCCACTTCGGCACCCTGCGTCCGAATGCTCCCGCATGGTTCGGGCCCGTCGTGCAGATGAACCAGAAGCTCGGAGCACTGCCGCTCTCCGGCGACAACGGGGCGCACCTCATCTCGGACTACCAGGAATCGCTCGACGAGATGGCGGAGGCCATCCGCACGGCGCAGGAGTACGTGCACGTCGAGTTCTACATCCTGCAGTCCGATGAGGCGACCGACAACTTCTTCCGGGCGCTCGAAGAGGTCTGCGCGCGCGGCGTCGAAGTACGCGTGCTCCTGGACCACTGGGCGAACCGGTGGAAGCCGCGCTACCGCGAGACGGTGCGCCGCCTCGACGCGATGGGAGCCGACTGGCACCTGATGCTGCCGGTGCAGCCGCTGAAGGGGCGCATGCAGCGTCCCGACCTGCGCAACCACCGCAAGCTCCTCGTCGTCGACGGCGTGGTGGCTTTCCTCGGCTCGCAGAACGTGACGGACTCGACCTACAACCTCCCCAAGAACATCAAGCGCGGTCTGCACTGGGTCGATCTGATGGTCCGTCTCGACGGCCCTGTCGTGCTGAGCGTCAACGCGATCTTCGTCGCCGACTGGTACAGCGAGACCGACACGGTGCTGGAAGGCATCGACATCACGCACGCCGACATCGGCTCGGGCGACCTCGACTGCCAGGTCGTGCCCTCCGGCCCCGGGTTCGAGGTCGAGAACAACCTCCGCCTGTTCCTCGGGCTGCTGTACGCGGCGAAGAAGCGCATCATGATCGTCAGCCCGTACTTCGTCCCCGATGAGGCTCTGTTGCTGGCGGTCACGGCCGCCGTCGATCGCGGCGTCAACGTCGAGCTCTTCGTGTCGGAAGAGGGCGACCAGGCGATGGTCTACCACGCGCAGCGGAGCTACTACGAGGTGCTGCTCAAGGCCGGCGTCCGCATCTGGATGTACCGCAAGCCGTACATCCTGCACACCAAGAGTCTGACGATCGACGACGAGGTCGCGGTGATCGGGTCCAGCAACATGGACATGCGCTCGTTCGGTCTGAACCTCGAGGTCTCGATGCTCGTCCGCGGCGAGGAGTTCGTCACGGAGATGCGTGAGGTCGAGGACAAGTACCGTTCCCTGAGCCGTGAGCTGACGCTGGAGGAGTGGATGCAGCAGCCGCTGCGCTCCACCGTGCTCGACAACCTCGCGCGGCTCACCTCCGCCCTGCAGTAG